In Pseudomonas grandcourensis, the DNA window AAATCCCCTGCCCGGCCCAGGGCTTTGACGGCAGCAAGGTGCAACTGGCGTTCCGTCCCGAGCGCTCGCAACTGGTGGAGCCGACGCAGCCGCATCACCTGCGCGGTGTGATCGAGGCTGTGCTGTATGTCGGCACGGCCACGCTCTATCAATGCCGCCTGAACAACGACATCAAGGTCATGCTGCGCGAGAACAACGAAGGCCTGAACCACGGGCGGGTGGTGGGCGATCGCGTCGCGGTCAACCTGCCGCCCCACGCCTGCCTGTTGATGGAGGCCTGAGATGAGCGTCAGCAGCACTTCCCCGGCCCTCAACCGCGCGCTGTTGCTCAGCCCAGTGGTTCTGACCCTGCTGGCCCTGATCGCCATTCCGCTGGGCATCATGGGCTACATCAGCCTGTTGCCGCGCAACGTCTACGGTGGCGTCGACTGGCAGGCAAACTGGCAATTGCAAAGTTACGTGCAGCTGTTTTTCCAGGAAGGTTTCGACGGCGAACTGGAACTGAACTGGGTCTACGCCCAGGCGTTGCTGCGTTCGGTGTTCCAGGCCGGTGGCACCACGGTCCTGTGCTTCCTGTTCGGCTTCCCGGTGGCGCTGTGGATGTCGAGTCTGACACCGCGCCGGCGCAACCTGATGGTATTGCTGATCACCATCCCGTTCTGGACCAACCTGCTGATCCGCAACTACGCGTGGCTGATCATCCTGCGTGAACACGGCTGGGTCGCCCAAAGCCTCAATGCGCTGTTTCCCCAGGCCGGTGGCATCACCCTGCTCTACAACGACTTCGCGGTCAGCGTCGGCCTGGTCTACAGCTTCCTGCCGTTCATGATCCTGCCGATCTATTCGACCCTGGAAAAACTCGACTGGCGCCTGGTGGAAGCCGCTTACGACCTGGGCGCCAACCGCTGGCACGCATTGCGCCGGATCATCCTGCCACTCTCGATGCCGGGTGTGATCGCCGGTGCCTTGCTGGTGTTCGTGCCGAGCCTGGGCGCCTTCATTACCCCGGCAATCCTCGGCGGCGGCAAGACGCTGATGATCGGCAACCTGATCCAGCAGCAGTTCGGCACCGCGCGCAACTGGCCGTTGGGCAGTTCGCTGTCGTTCCTGTTGCTGGGGATCATGTTGCTGTCCCTGGTGCTCTACGCCCTCTATAGCCGCAATGCCGCCAAGACCCTACGTCGGGGAGCCCAAGCATGATCGCCCTGCACCTGAAAAAACTGCCCCTGACCCGTGAAGTCAGCCTGTTGATGCTGGCCTATCTGTACCTGCCGATATTCGTGCTGATCGCCTACAGCTTCAACGCCAACCGCTCGGCGACGGTGTGGACCGAGTTCTCGTTCGACTGGTATGGACGAATCCTGGCCAACCCGTCGATCCAGACTGCTGCGCTGAACTCGATCATCGTCGCCAGCATCGCCACGGTCTGCGCCACGGCGATTGCCCTGCTCGCGGCGCTGGCGACGTACCGTCCGTTCTACGGGCAGAAGATGGTCGAGGGCGGAATCAACCTGCCGCTGATCCTGCCGGAGATCGTCACCGCCGTGGCCACCCTGCTGCTGTTCATGGCACTGGGGATCAAGCTCGGTCTGCTGACAGTGATCGTCGCCCACATCGGCTTCTGCATCCCCTTCGCCTACCTGCCGATCCGCGCGCGGCTCAACGACCTGGACAAGAGCCTGCTGGAAGCGGCGAACGACCTGTACGCCAACCCCTGGCAGGTGTTTCGCCGGGTGACCTTGCCGCTGCTGTGGCCGGCGGTGCTGTCCGGCTCGGTGCTGGCGTTCGTGGTCAGCCTCGACGATTTCATCATGACCTTCTTTGTCGCCGGGCCCGGCTCGACGACCCTGCCGGTGTACATCTTCTCGGCGATCAAGGCCGGGGTGACGCCGGAAATCAACGCGATTTCGACCCTGAT includes these proteins:
- a CDS encoding ABC transporter permease, producing the protein MSVSSTSPALNRALLLSPVVLTLLALIAIPLGIMGYISLLPRNVYGGVDWQANWQLQSYVQLFFQEGFDGELELNWVYAQALLRSVFQAGGTTVLCFLFGFPVALWMSSLTPRRRNLMVLLITIPFWTNLLIRNYAWLIILREHGWVAQSLNALFPQAGGITLLYNDFAVSVGLVYSFLPFMILPIYSTLEKLDWRLVEAAYDLGANRWHALRRIILPLSMPGVIAGALLVFVPSLGAFITPAILGGGKTLMIGNLIQQQFGTARNWPLGSSLSFLLLGIMLLSLVLYALYSRNAAKTLRRGAQA
- a CDS encoding ABC transporter permease, translated to MIALHLKKLPLTREVSLLMLAYLYLPIFVLIAYSFNANRSATVWTEFSFDWYGRILANPSIQTAALNSIIVASIATVCATAIALLAALATYRPFYGQKMVEGGINLPLILPEIVTAVATLLLFMALGIKLGLLTVIVAHIGFCIPFAYLPIRARLNDLDKSLLEAANDLYANPWQVFRRVTLPLLWPAVLSGSVLAFVVSLDDFIMTFFVAGPGSTTLPVYIFSAIKAGVTPEINAISTLMLVISIVLVVLAFWLGQRGKQQ